A DNA window from Bacillus carboniphilus contains the following coding sequences:
- the copZ gene encoding copper chaperone CopZ yields MEKVTLNVQGMSCGHCVKAIEGSVGEMAGVKEVKVSLEDATVDVEFNPSEVSLDAIKETIDEEGYEVQ; encoded by the coding sequence ATGGAAAAAGTAACACTAAACGTACAAGGAATGTCTTGTGGACATTGTGTGAAAGCAATTGAAGGAAGCGTTGGCGAAATGGCTGGAGTGAAAGAGGTTAAAGTATCTCTTGAAGACGCTACAGTTGATGTGGAATTTAACCCAAGTGAAGTTTCTTTAGATGCAATTAAGGAAACGATTGATGAAGAAGGATACGAAGTCCAATAA
- a CDS encoding heavy metal translocating P-type ATPase — protein MSEKLQESNFQITGMTCAACATRIEKGLKKVEGVQEANVNLALEKASIKFDKGATNNQALQQKIRDLGYDVVTEKVELDITGMTCAACSARIERGLNKMDGITQASINLALERGSVEYNPSTITPTDIIQKVEKLGYGAVIKADENEKEAVDHRQKEIEKQKGKFIFSVILSLPLLWAMVSHFEFTSFIYLPEMFMNPWVQLALATPVQFIIGKQFYVGAYKALKNGSANMDVLVALGTSAAYFYSLYLTFASIGSNEHMVELYYETSAILITLIILGKLFEANAKGRSSEAIKKLMGLQAKTATVLRNGEELELPLEEVVVGDVLFVKPGEKVPVDGEILEGQSALDESMLTGESVPVDKTVGDAVIGSTINKNGFLKIQATKVGRDTALAQIIKVVEEAQGSKAPIQRLADKISGIFVPIVVGIAVITFLVWYFAVEPGNFAEALEKSIAVLVIACPCALGLATPTSIMAGSGRAAEFGILFKGGEHLEQTHQITTVILDKTGTVTNGTPVLTDVKVEEHLTEEEFLTLVGTAEKQSEHPLAQAIVQGIKEKGISLQKSSQFEAIPGFGIQAVIQEKSVLIGTRKLMNKHGIEIDHVESKMDDLERQGKTAMLVGIDGQFAGLIAVADTIKETSEKAIKRLKDMGLEVFMITGDNQRTADSIAKQVGIENVIAEVLPEGKADEVKKLQEQGKKVAMVGDGINDAPALAIADIGMAIGTGTDVAMEAADITLIRGDLNSIADAIYMSKMTIRNIKQNLFWAFGYNTLGIPVAALGFLAPWLAGAAMAFSSVSVVLNALRLQRVKL, from the coding sequence ATGAGCGAAAAATTACAGGAATCCAATTTTCAAATTACAGGCATGACCTGTGCTGCATGTGCCACTAGAATTGAAAAGGGCTTGAAAAAGGTCGAGGGTGTTCAAGAAGCTAATGTTAATTTAGCTTTAGAAAAGGCATCCATTAAGTTTGATAAAGGTGCTACTAATAACCAAGCACTGCAACAGAAAATAAGAGACCTTGGCTACGACGTTGTAACAGAAAAGGTCGAACTAGATATTACGGGTATGACCTGTGCCGCTTGTTCAGCAAGGATTGAAAGAGGTTTAAATAAGATGGATGGGATCACTCAAGCCTCCATCAATTTAGCATTAGAAAGAGGGTCTGTTGAGTATAATCCATCTACTATTACACCTACAGACATTATTCAAAAAGTAGAGAAGCTCGGTTATGGAGCCGTCATCAAAGCTGATGAAAATGAGAAAGAGGCAGTAGATCATCGTCAAAAAGAAATAGAAAAGCAAAAAGGGAAGTTCATATTCTCTGTGATTTTATCACTCCCATTATTATGGGCGATGGTAAGTCACTTTGAATTTACATCTTTTATTTATCTGCCGGAAATGTTTATGAATCCGTGGGTGCAGCTTGCCTTGGCAACGCCAGTTCAGTTTATTATTGGTAAGCAATTTTATGTTGGGGCTTACAAGGCGCTAAAAAATGGTAGTGCCAACATGGATGTACTAGTAGCTTTAGGTACTTCAGCAGCTTACTTCTACAGTTTATATTTAACGTTTGCTTCAATTGGTTCTAATGAGCACATGGTTGAGTTGTACTATGAAACAAGTGCGATTTTAATCACACTCATTATATTAGGTAAGTTATTTGAAGCAAATGCAAAAGGAAGATCCTCTGAAGCGATTAAAAAGCTAATGGGCCTTCAAGCCAAAACGGCAACAGTACTTCGTAATGGGGAAGAATTAGAGCTGCCGTTGGAGGAGGTAGTTGTCGGTGATGTCCTTTTTGTCAAACCAGGTGAAAAAGTACCTGTTGACGGTGAGATTTTAGAAGGTCAATCCGCTCTTGATGAGTCTATGCTTACAGGAGAAAGTGTTCCGGTTGATAAAACAGTAGGGGATGCAGTTATAGGGTCGACTATTAACAAAAATGGTTTCTTGAAGATTCAAGCAACAAAAGTAGGTAGAGATACAGCATTAGCTCAAATTATTAAAGTAGTGGAAGAGGCCCAAGGTTCAAAGGCTCCGATTCAACGACTAGCAGATAAAATTTCTGGAATCTTTGTCCCGATTGTAGTAGGTATTGCGGTTATTACTTTCTTAGTTTGGTATTTCGCGGTAGAGCCAGGTAACTTTGCGGAAGCTCTGGAAAAAAGTATTGCTGTATTAGTTATTGCGTGTCCGTGTGCGCTTGGGCTGGCTACCCCGACATCTATTATGGCTGGATCTGGCAGGGCTGCAGAATTTGGAATTCTCTTTAAAGGTGGAGAGCATTTAGAACAAACCCATCAGATTACCACGGTTATATTAGATAAAACAGGGACAGTTACAAATGGAACACCTGTATTAACAGATGTAAAAGTAGAGGAACATCTTACGGAAGAAGAGTTTTTGACATTAGTAGGGACTGCTGAGAAACAATCTGAGCATCCACTGGCACAAGCAATTGTCCAAGGAATTAAAGAAAAAGGTATCAGTCTTCAAAAATCATCACAGTTTGAAGCAATCCCTGGATTTGGGATTCAAGCTGTGATTCAAGAAAAGTCAGTCCTTATTGGTACACGTAAGCTGATGAATAAACATGGAATTGAAATAGATCATGTGGAAAGCAAAATGGATGACCTTGAACGTCAAGGGAAAACAGCCATGTTAGTTGGTATTGATGGTCAATTTGCAGGATTAATTGCTGTTGCGGATACCATTAAGGAAACTTCCGAAAAGGCAATAAAGCGCTTGAAAGATATGGGTCTTGAAGTGTTTATGATTACTGGAGATAACCAAAGAACAGCTGATTCCATAGCGAAACAAGTTGGAATTGAAAACGTAATTGCAGAGGTACTACCGGAAGGAAAAGCAGATGAAGTGAAAAAACTTCAGGAGCAAGGAAAGAAAGTGGCAATGGTTGGAGATGGGATAAACGATGCCCCAGCACTTGCCATTGCAGATATCGGTATGGCTATTGGTACAGGAACAGATGTGGCAATGGAAGCTGCTGACATCACACTAATCCGCGGGGATCTAAACAGTATTGCTGATGCCATTTATATGAGTAAAATGACCATCCGCAATATCAAGCAGAACCTGTTCTGGGCATTTGGATATAACACGCTTGGCATTCCAGTTGCAGCTCTAGGCTTTTTAGCACCATGGCTAGCAGGAGCAGCAATGGCCTTTAGTTCTGTCTCTGTCGTATTAAATGCACTTCGATTGCAACGCGTTAAACTTTAA
- a CDS encoding D-alanyl-D-alanine carboxypeptidase family protein — translation MKIWSMILIIFLIFTIYTTQVSAEETVIPPSIISEAAIIFEADSGQILYEKNANVEMYPASITKIATALYAIKHGQLDDIVTVSTNARYTDGTRVYLEEGEQVSLKKLLQGLLINSGNDAGVAIAEHLSGTVEQFADDLNQYLEDEVGVAQTHFENPHGLFHPDHVTTAKDMAVITQYAMKNETFREIFSTKQMEWDGESWDTTLYNHHRMLRGEIPYEGITGGKNGFVSQSGFTLVTTAKSKDLNLIVVTLKASYEQEAYSDTVELLDFAFTNFITESIEKETYFSLDDSEFVTVKDLSYTHQLSDTVTPEIQKNGTLNITNQNGNVVTSFQLKDITPANEKNRDSSFSVQKDIQVNRSSSTLLWNTILIVIGIVIILSSMKYRQNRRMKSRYK, via the coding sequence TTGAAAATATGGTCAATGATTTTAATTATTTTTTTAATATTTACTATATATACAACTCAAGTTTCAGCTGAAGAAACCGTTATTCCTCCATCCATCATTAGTGAAGCAGCCATCATATTCGAAGCAGATTCAGGACAGATTCTGTATGAGAAGAACGCAAATGTCGAAATGTACCCTGCAAGTATTACTAAAATTGCCACGGCTCTTTATGCTATAAAGCATGGTCAATTAGACGATATTGTGACGGTAAGCACAAATGCAAGATATACAGATGGAACTAGAGTGTACCTAGAAGAAGGAGAACAGGTTTCCTTAAAGAAACTTCTTCAAGGTTTACTAATTAACTCTGGTAATGATGCGGGAGTAGCAATCGCGGAACACTTAAGCGGAACCGTTGAACAGTTTGCAGATGATCTGAATCAGTACCTAGAAGACGAAGTTGGGGTGGCTCAGACACATTTTGAAAACCCACACGGTCTCTTTCACCCTGACCATGTAACCACTGCTAAAGACATGGCAGTGATTACTCAGTACGCCATGAAAAACGAAACCTTCAGAGAGATTTTTAGTACAAAACAAATGGAATGGGATGGGGAGTCTTGGGATACGACCTTATATAACCATCATAGGATGTTAAGGGGCGAAATACCGTATGAAGGCATTACAGGTGGAAAAAATGGATTTGTTAGTCAATCTGGATTCACACTCGTTACTACTGCCAAATCTAAAGATCTGAATTTAATAGTGGTTACACTAAAGGCTTCCTATGAACAAGAAGCATATAGTGACACGGTTGAACTACTGGATTTTGCATTTACCAATTTCATAACGGAATCGATTGAGAAAGAAACTTATTTTTCTCTCGATGACTCAGAGTTTGTAACAGTAAAGGATTTGTCGTATACGCATCAACTTTCGGACACAGTCACTCCGGAAATTCAAAAGAATGGTACGCTAAACATCACAAATCAAAATGGCAATGTTGTCACTTCCTTCCAATTAAAAGATATTACTCCTGCTAACGAGAAAAATAGGGATTCGAGCTTTTCTGTTCAGAAAGATATTCAAGTAAATCGTTCTTCCAGCACCCTTTTATGGAATACCATCCTAATCGTAATTGGGATTGTGATTATTTTAAGTAGTATGAAATACCGACAAAATCGAAGAATGAAATCCAGATATAAATAA
- a CDS encoding nitrite reductase: MEEVKKIKIAVNGGISFGAKLNAKQMITIAKYMNEEDELELTTFQQLYLEIPEDQKDEIIRELEGVGLRCYPVGNYVKSLRTCNFCKGEEAEGMPVAKELNERVAGKDVPFTLKIAYTGCPIGCGEPLINDIGVMKIKDGFNLYAGGKSKGKDAQVGTLLFENLEPHDLYQKVEKLIDLYAANGKKRETVLKFINRFGKDQILEQLSQ; this comes from the coding sequence ATGGAAGAAGTAAAAAAGATTAAGATTGCTGTAAATGGTGGGATTAGCTTTGGAGCGAAGCTAAATGCTAAACAAATGATTACTATAGCAAAATATATGAACGAAGAGGATGAACTAGAGCTAACGACCTTCCAACAGCTATATTTAGAAATACCAGAGGATCAAAAAGATGAGATTATTAGAGAACTAGAAGGTGTTGGCTTAAGGTGTTATCCTGTTGGAAATTATGTTAAGAGTCTACGCACCTGCAACTTTTGTAAAGGGGAAGAAGCAGAAGGAATGCCTGTGGCAAAAGAATTAAACGAACGGGTAGCCGGAAAGGACGTCCCCTTTACTTTAAAAATCGCATACACAGGTTGTCCAATAGGCTGTGGGGAACCTTTAATAAATGATATCGGTGTAATGAAGATTAAAGACGGATTCAATTTATACGCAGGTGGTAAATCCAAAGGAAAAGATGCACAAGTGGGCACATTATTATTTGAAAATTTAGAACCACATGACCTTTATCAAAAAGTTGAGAAGCTAATAGACCTATACGCAGCGAACGGAAAGAAGAGAGAAACGGTACTTAAGTTTATTAACAGGTTTGGTAAAGATCAGATTTTAGAACAATTAAGCCAATAA
- a CDS encoding metal-sensitive transcriptional regulator gives MAVNPPNDNIVPIDDSCCSTTSERKSHHSDKVKSNLVSRLNRIEGQIRGIKGLIEKDTYCDDVITQISATQSALNSVAKILLDGHLRSCVVERIQDGDDEVLDELLTTIHKLMKK, from the coding sequence ATGGCGGTTAACCCACCGAATGACAATATTGTTCCAATTGATGATAGTTGCTGTTCTACAACTAGCGAGAGAAAAAGCCATCATTCAGATAAAGTAAAAAGTAATCTTGTTTCTAGATTAAATCGAATTGAAGGTCAGATTCGTGGTATTAAAGGTTTAATTGAGAAAGATACCTATTGTGATGATGTCATTACACAAATCTCTGCCACCCAATCGGCTCTCAATAGTGTAGCTAAAATTTTACTTGATGGGCACCTTAGAAGTTGTGTAGTTGAACGTATTCAGGATGGAGATGACGAGGTTCTAGATGAACTACTTACGACCATCCATAAATTGATGAAAAAATAG